caacgctgagaattgtttttccagcaggacaatgctccatgtcacacagccaggtcaatcaaggtgtggatggaggaccaccagatcaagaccctgtcatggccagcccaatctccagacctgaaccccattgaaaacctctggaatttgatcaagaggaagatggatggtcacaagccatcaaacaaagccgagctacttgaatttctgTGCCAGGAATGGCatgaagtcacccaacagcaatgtaacagactggtggagagcatgccaagacgcattaaagctgtgataaaaaatcccaaatattgatttctgaactcttcctaagttaaagcaccggtattttgttgttgaaaaatttatatgaatcagttttctttgcattatatgaggtctgaaaacaacatattttgaccagttgttgttttctactaataaatactctaaatgacaatatttttatttggaatttgggaataatgttgtcagtagtttatagaataaaacaacaaattTAATTTTACTCAGACACATACCTATTGAAGGAACCGAAAAATGTAAAGTCCACAATTTAGTTATTAGTTTCAGTCTATTTCGTGAAAAACCATAGTTGAGGCTCTTAGATAATCTATAATACGTTTGGCCTGTCTGGTGACTTTAGGACCCAGCGAACAATACCAGCCTGTTGAGGTCAGGCATCGATATAAACCCGCCATGATTAACTGCTTGTGTTTCTCTCGCCAGAAAACCAGGCCAGGATGGCAAATCAGGGAGGCCAGGTAGGTGatatttttactttgtttttgcgTTTCTTAGAACAACTGGCCTTATAAGCAGGCAGTGCGGAACAAAGGAAAGGGTTATGTATCTTAACAGTTAGTGTAAGTGTAGTGTATGTCAGTGGTTTTTTTATCAAGTgcatggtatatatatatatcattgaTAGGAAAATGAATATAGTATCCAGTATAAATAAACCGACTAGACAAAATAGTGTACTTGTTGTTCTCTAGTCCACACTCCAGCACAGTGCGAGGCCATGAGGCATCATTAACATTGAGTGGCAACCACCAACTAAAGTGGAAGAACAGTCGAGGGAAGCCAACCATTCCTGCAGTATGTAGTAAACGTAGACGGGTCCTCAGTTATAACCTCCTTGCTTTCAAGGGGCCACAGGTGCTGTCCAGAGAGGTTCTTCAACAAGAGGAGGACTCCTTATTGCTCCAGTCATGCTCAATCGCCACCCTTTGTTTTTGCTTAAGGTCCATGTTATGGTTAGACGTTAGGCATGTTAAATTGACCATACGTTAAACAAgttgaaatgcaaataatcttTGTGGTTGGTTTCATTTCTTCTACCCTCTGGGATTTCCGTTTACAAaaccttaaagggatagttcaggGTTTAGGCTATGATGCCCTGTATTTACAGTACTTCCCCAGTGCCAGATCTATCTGCATTGAGTATGAAGGAAATTGGAGGTCATTTTGCAAAGCAAATGGTAATgaatctattaaaaaaaacagctgttCCAAAATTCATTGCGCATGTTAATTTATATTATAATCAGCATTTGTGTTTAGTGGGTTGGCCAGATCAGAGGCAGTAGGGATGACCAGGGATGTTCTCCCCGATAAGTGAGACAACACCTTTTCCTGTCCTGCTAAGCATTCAACATGTGACAAATACATACAGGTGTCaggaaaatatatgaaataaaaataacataattgttATGGAAATTGAGACCCCCAAAAAATGAAAATACCCCCAAAACCCAGGACATATGGTCATGTTATTTCTGTTCCTCATTTGCAGCAGTTGGGAGGAGAAGACTGTCTGGTCCCTCAGCCTCGTGGGAAACTATCCAAAGCCTTTGCAATAGGATTGTCTGCTGTGGTAACAATGGCCATCGTGCTATTTGAGCCTGATGTGTTGTTCAGACACACTGCCATGGTAATACTCATTCTGACTGTGGGGACCTTGTTGCACGGAGGGTGTCTTCTCTCAGAGGAATTTCTCCGTCATGCGACTACCCGGTGAGGAAACTAAATGTAAATGCTTATACTCATGATGCACGGTAGGCCAATAAATAGATGGGATATTTACATTAGCTGTCTCCCTCTCTACTTTACCATCTCTGTCTGCCCAGATACCGTGCTGGGGGGCTGGGTCAGATGATGAAagcttgtgtgggtgtgtcgACCATCCTGGGTGTGGCGATGGCAGGGCTGTTGTTTCGTCTAACAGAACCCCATTCCTGTGGGGACCAGTGGAGCATGGTGGTCATGGGCTGTGGACTCTACCCTCTACTCAAAACTATGGGAGTGCTGGTGAGTTACAGGACACTGCATCTGTTCTGGagatttattttactaccaAGGTGGGACCCCAAACCTTTCCCTGTATGCTACTAATAACATGGCCAATGAAGGTGAATTAGACTGTGGCTTGCAAGCTGCTCTAAAATGCTGACAATGTCTGAGTGTGATTCTTGTTGCCAGTGAGTCCCACGCAAGACACTCAAAAAAAGCTTAGATAATGTATTCACAACAGTAATCACAACATCTTGAGTATCAACATTCTCCCATTTTGTCCCAGACTccatgcctgcctgtctctctaaGCCTGTGATTTGTTCTGGTTATTTCCTGGTCCTTGTCTCCACCAGGGTCCGTCTGAGGTAGAGGTGTCGGCGTTCTGtgaggagaggaagatgaaCGTGGCTCATGGCCTGGCCTGGTCTTTCTACCTGGGCTACCTCAACCTTGTGCTGCCTCGTAAGAAGCATTCATTCATGAAGTGCACTCATTCTGACGTTCATGCATTCCTTTTCAAATGTACCTTTGTGTATGttcgtgtgtgtctgtttgtgtgtgtgtgtgtcttcctcttGTAGGTTTGGAGGATTCTATCGCAGAGTTCAGTGCCAAAAACCTGGGGGATCCATTTCAGACTAGGGGTTTCAGAAAGCTTCTCATTCTCCTTCCTGTCAATGCCAACATCACTCACAAATTGGAGGACGCGGACACCAACATCCGTTTCTATGACAACCTCCCTAACACAGAGATTGACAGGGCAGGGGTCAGGGGGCGTGTCTACAAGCATAGTGTATACAGAATATTGGACGAGAACAGACAGGTAGGCACTGTTTTCTTTATCAAACTCTCTGAAATACATCACACTGGCACCACCATGTGGTCAAAAGGTGAATAATAAATAGTGAGTGAGTTCTCTAAAAGACAATACACAAACTGCAATACAGAATGAGAGAGGCCTCCAGTGTCTAAAACACAGATTTACTGTGGGTTCTGGGGGTTTCCACCATTTTATTCAAGTCAACTAGTTGGGTCTTCAAACTTAATTTCACTGGATCATCAGGACAAAACAGCCAATCATGAAGGTTTTATCTATTTGTGCTGCCTCAATAGGGATTCCAATGCTCTAACAGAGGACATCAAGGGGACTCAAAGGGACGCTCAATTTGCCATGTATATGGAAAAGCTAAATACTGGCATCACCTTCTGACAAGCAACCTAGGACAATCTATGATCCATGGCACTGAAACGCCTAATCAAAGTattctctctttgtgtgtgtgtgtgtgtgtgtgtgtgtgtgtgtctttaggtCCATCACTGTGTGGTGGAGTATGCCACACCGCTGCTGACACTGTATAAGATGTCTCAGGAGAGTAGTGCAGCCtttggagagagggacaggagagagCAGGTACTGCTATTCTACAGGACTTTACAAGATATATTGGACTGCTCATTGGAATGCCGGAACCGCTACAGACTTATCCTGCTCAGTGGTAagatgtctgtctgttggtctttTAATACAACCAAGATTGACCGCCTATGTGCCTCATATTCCAAGCTATGAACCTCAATAAAATGTTCTACTTCCTATAGATGAGAATGAGGATGACCCTCACTTTCTGTCCAAAGCCATTCTGAAGAATTTGGATCAGCAGAAGGAAGAGTTCAATGTTCTTCACCACAACCCTCTCGTAGGTGACTGGCACAGAGCCAATGAGCACATTGAGCCAATGAGCACAGAGCCTACACTCATGATCAGTGATGCAATTCCACACACACTCCGGATACCAGTTGAAAATATGTATGACCCAACTCTGTATTGTCAAGCACCTCTAAAAagataaatacacacagagactTGCATGCATACAATACTAGTACTGCCAAATGGTCAGATATTAAGTGATTAAAGAAACACTAGAACTGGTAATTTCCAATGGGAACAATTTATGCATAGTGGGTGCAAGCTAGAAACATCCTCTTGGcatatgttaacatgcatttgCATGCATATATATAAGTCTTATAGGATTATAGCAGAATATCAGCACTTTCACTTCATTATTCCCCTTTACTTTAGAATTTTGGACAGGATCCCTTGTGaataaaaatgcatatttttgctTCGTACAGTGTTTTATTTGACATAAGGTGCCTAAAGTTGAGTGTATATATTGAAGGTGGAAACTGTCAATTTCAAAAATGTGACTTGTGCCTGAACTTACCTGACTTTGTGTTGGACTGTGAGAGAGCAGATCTAGAACTATCTGTGCTACGTCACAAGAATACACTGCCCTCCCCACTCACTGCAGTGCTACGTACAACTTTGTAGGATACagcaaatacacaaatatataaacCTTCtgtcacataaaacatactaaATTAAAACATACCCTACACATTTTTACCCTACACATTTTTCAGATGAACTTGGGTTGTGTGGAGACAATTtgctataaaatgtatgtgcttCAGACAGACATGTCTTTAAGTTACTTCAGACAAGtctaagtcaagtctcaagtcacggcatgcaagtccaagtcaagtaTCAAGTCACTGCATGCAAATCCAAGTCAAGTCTTAAGCACTATAGGCTATAGTCTATTAGTCCAAAGCAAGTCTTTTCAACTTAAGGTGCATTTTTTGGGGATGACTATTATTTTATGGGCAGCAGTTGATAATATAGTACACTAAAACTGAAttgcaacatttaatttattatagcaaacatgcattttatgtttaattgaagtatgatcaaaacccccttaatgaagaaaaacattttgagtaccgtgacgtcgcccggtatggcgcagccggggccccaccctggagccaggcccggggttggggctcgtatgcgagcgcctggtggccgggccttcccccatggggcccggccgggctcagcccgaacgggcgacgtggggccgccctcccgtgggctcaccacccacaggagggaccataaggggccggtgcgaagaggatcgggcggcagtcgaaggcaggggcctagacaacccgatctctggacacggaaactggctctagggacgtggaatgtcacctcgctggcggggaaggagcctgagttggtgcgtgaggttgagaggttccgattagaggtaatcgggatcacctctacacacggcttgggctctggaaccacactccttgagagaggatggactcttcaccactctggagttgcccatggtgagaggcggcgggctggtgtgggtttgctcatagctccccagctctgccgccatgtgttggagtttaccccggtgaacgagagggtcgtttccctgcgcctacgggtcggggataggtctctcactgttgtttgtgcctacgggccgaacggcagtgcagagtacccgaccttcttggagtctctgggaggggtgctggaaagtgctccgactggggactctattgttctactgggggacttcaacgcccacgtgggcaacgacagtgacacctggaggggcgtgattgggaggaacggccccccggatctgaacccgagtggtgttcaattattggacttctgtgctagtcacagtttgtccataacgaacaccatgttcaagcataagggtgtccatcagtgcacgtggcaccaggacaccctaggccgcaggtcgatgatcgactttgttgtcgtctcatctgacctgcggccgtatgtcttggacactcgggtgaagagaggggcggagctgtcaactgatcaccacctggtggtgagttggatccgatggcgggggaggaagctggacagactcggcaggcccaagcgtactgtaagggtctgctgggaacgtctggccgagtctcctgtcagagagatctttaactcccacctccggcagagtttcgactggatcccgagggaggttggagatattgagtccgagtggaccatgttctccaccgccattgtcgaagcggccgctcggagctgtggccgtaaggtctccggtgcctgtcgaggcggcaatccccgaacccggtggtggacaccggaagtaagggatgccgtcaagctgaagaaggagtcctatcaggcctggttggcttgtgggactcctgaggcagctgacgggtaccgacaggccaagcgggctgcagcccgggtggttgtggaggcaaaaactcgggcctgggaggagttcggtgaggccatggagaaggactatcggctggcctcgaagagattctggcaaaccatccggcgcctcaggagagggaaacagtgccctaccaacgctgtttacagtagaggtgggcagctgttgacctcaactgaggatgtcgtcgggcggtggaaggagtacttcgaggatctcctcaatcccgctgacacgtcttccattgaggaagcagaggatgagggctcagaggtggactcgtccatcacccgggctgaagtcactgaggtggtcaagaaactcctcggtggcaaggcaccgggggtggatgagatccgccctgagtacctcaagtctctggatg
The window above is part of the Esox lucius isolate fEsoLuc1 chromosome 4, fEsoLuc1.pri, whole genome shotgun sequence genome. Proteins encoded here:
- the sting1 gene encoding stimulator of interferon genes protein: MANQGGQQLGGEDCLVPQPRGKLSKAFAIGLSAVVTMAIVLFEPDVLFRHTAMVILILTVGTLLHGGCLLSEEFLRHATTRYRAGGLGQMMKACVGVSTILGVAMAGLLFRLTEPHSCGDQWSMVVMGCGLYPLLKTMGVLGPSEVEVSAFCEERKMNVAHGLAWSFYLGYLNLVLPRLEDSIAEFSAKNLGDPFQTRGFRKLLILLPVNANITHKLEDADTNIRFYDNLPNTEIDRAGVRGRVYKHSVYRILDENRQVHHCVVEYATPLLTLYKMSQESSAAFGERDRREQVLLFYRTLQDILDCSLECRNRYRLILLSDENEDDPHFLSKAILKNLDQQKEEFNVLHHNPLVGDWHRANEHIEPMSTEPTLMISDAIPHTLRIPVENMYDPTLYCQAPLKR